From a region of the Fusarium oxysporum f. sp. lycopersici 4287 supercont2.63 genomic scaffold, whole genome shotgun sequence genome:
- a CDS encoding uncharacterized protein (At least one base has a quality score < 10): protein MEQYRSAMMSLHRDVILHHLPKSPKEGELTFSQSVLLYHISLAFDGSRPLLTNMYYERSILMTLCHSRIATKAWLRGDNRVQSADGTRWETWVATQSNYWFIYIFECLTQIFLDVRPQLKVEDIDVPLPEQGSLWSAGNRSDWESVLGEQPGAGKRSEISLKDILYDADTMQQVTTDIHGMLRILLVVTLFVEESTEVLRTKSWLSERISNPSALARSRNPTRPFLERNTPLRLQNRIKALDADFTLLQPELAVFPLTNNLSIMQACIYHEIHIIRHVSLQELYALTGWQASKPYVDIAERDFKLWLNGHKPTIRKCLWHAATLFSSLHSRRHMTLWEPLCFLNGATFIWAYLKYADGKTIEASSPAHTIENQKALRLDQLTNEDERNAWFEHGFNGNIHVTGIGNLNPGECPNQVLEELYRCLIPQTGTANLAGGIAKAIMQVCSGLSPSF from the exons ATGGAGCAATACAGGTCGGCCATGATGAGCCTCCATCGGGACGTTATTCTACACCAC CTACCTAAGTCGCCAAAAGAAGGAGAGCTTACTTTCTCCCAAAGCGTACTTCTATACCATATTTCATTGGCATTTGATGGATCCCGACCCCTATTAACCAATATGTACTATGAAAGAAGCATCCTGATGACTCTATGTCATAGCCGAATTGCTACTAAGGCATGGCTTCGTGGTGATAATCGTGTACAGAGCGCTGACGGAACGAGGTGGGAGACCTGGGTTGCGACCCAGAGTAATTATTGGTTCATCTACA TCTTCGAATGCTTGACCCAGATTTTCCTTGATGTGCGCCCCCAATTGAAGGTTGAGGACATTGATGTCCCTCTACCAGAGCAGGGAAGCTTATGGAGTGCAGGTAATCGATCAGACTGGGAATCGGTTCTTGGAGAGCAGCCAGGAG CAGGCAAGAGGTCGGAAATTTCATTAAAAGATATTCTCTACGATGCCGACACCATGCAGCAGGTGACAACAGATATTCATGGGATGCTTCGAATCCTCCTTGTGGTAACTTTATTCGTTGAGGAGAGCACGGAGGTTCTACGAACAAAGTCATGGTTGTCCGAGAGGATTTCGAATCCCTCAGCACTGGCACGCAGCCGGAACCCAACGCGACCATTCCTCGAGCGTAACACACCCCTTCGCCTTCAGAACCGTATCAAGGCTCTGGATGCTGACTTTACTCTTCTCCAGCCTGAGTTGGCTGTCTTTCCGCTCACCAACAATCTCTCCATCATGCAGGCTTGCATCTACCACGAGATTCACATCATACGCCATGTCAGTCTTCAGGAACTCTATGCATTAACAGGGTGGCAAGCGAGCAAACCATATGTAGATATCGCTGAACGCGACTTTAAGTTATGGCTGAACGGCCACAAACCAACAATTCGCAAGTGCCTCTGGCACGCCGCTACGCTATTCAGTTCTCTTCACTCTCGACGACATATGACACTCTGGGAACCACTGTGCTTCCTGAATGGAGCAACATTTATCTGGGCTTATCTAAAGTATGCCGACGGCAAAACGATTGAGGCGTCATCTCCCGCACATACAATTGAAAACCAGAAAGCATTACGCCTCGATCAACTGACTAATGAGGATGAGCGGAATGCTTGGTTCGAGCATGGTTTCAACGGGAATATCCATGTAACCGGAATCGGTAACCTCAATCCAGGGGAGTGTCCCAACCAGGTTCTGGAGGAGTTGTATCGATGCTTAATTCCTCAGACTGGAACGGCAAATCTTGCCGGCGGGATTGCAAAAGCAATTATGCAGGTTTGCAGTGGTTTGTCCCCATCGTTTTAA